One part of the Vogesella sp. LIG4 genome encodes these proteins:
- a CDS encoding zinc ribbon domain-containing protein YjdM encodes MSQLPNCPQCHSEFTYEDGSNYVCPECAHEWPQQAAEEVETARVVRDANGNILQDGDSVTVIKDLKVKGSSLVVKVGTKVKNIRLVDGDHDIDCKIDGIGAMGLKSEFVKKA; translated from the coding sequence ATGAGTCAATTGCCTAATTGCCCGCAGTGCCATTCCGAATTCACCTACGAGGACGGCAGCAACTACGTATGCCCGGAGTGCGCGCACGAATGGCCGCAGCAGGCCGCCGAGGAGGTGGAAACCGCGCGCGTGGTGCGCGACGCCAATGGCAACATCCTGCAGGATGGCGACAGCGTTACCGTGATCAAGGATCTGAAGGTGAAAGGCTCGTCGCTGGTGGTGAAGGTGGGCACCAAGGTGAAGAACATCCGCCTGGTGGATGGCGACCACGATATCGATTGCAAGATCGACGGCATCGGCGCCATGGGCCTGAAGTCGGAGTTCGTGAAGAAAGCCTGA
- a CDS encoding fumarate hydratase: MTIIRQEDFVQSIADAFQYISYYHPKDYIDALYQAYLHEESPAAKDAMAQILINSRMCAEGHRPICQDTGIAVVFLKVGMKVQWDSTLSVQEMVNEGVRRAYLNPDNKLRASVLLDPAGKRQNSKDNTPAVVHFEIVEGDQVEVICAAKGGGSENKSKFYALNPSDSIVDWVIKTVPTMGAGWCPPGILGIGIGGTPEKAMLLAKESLMDHVDIHELKAKAASGAELSRVEALRLEIFEKVNALGIGAQGLGGLTTVLDVKILDYPTHAASLPVAMIPNCAATRHVHFHLDGNGPAKLEAPKLEDWPEITYDSSNGKRVNLDAITPEEVASWQPGDVLLLNGKILTGRDAAHKRMVDMLNKGEKLPVDFTNRFIYYVGPVDPVRDEVVGPAGPTTATRMDKFTRQMLEQTGLLGMIGKAERGPTAIEAIRDNKAVYLMAVGGSAYLVSKAIKASKVVGFADLGMEAIYEFEVKDMPVTVAVDSNGTSVHNTGPAEWRVKIGKIPLSAV; encoded by the coding sequence ATGACCATCATCCGTCAGGAAGACTTCGTCCAGAGCATCGCCGATGCCTTCCAGTACATCAGCTACTACCACCCCAAAGACTATATCGATGCGCTGTACCAGGCGTATCTGCACGAAGAAAGCCCGGCGGCCAAGGACGCCATGGCGCAGATCCTGATCAACAGCCGCATGTGTGCCGAAGGCCACCGCCCGATCTGCCAGGATACCGGCATTGCCGTGGTGTTCCTGAAAGTGGGCATGAAGGTGCAGTGGGACAGTACCCTGAGCGTACAGGAGATGGTCAACGAAGGCGTGCGCCGTGCCTACCTGAACCCGGACAACAAGCTGCGCGCCTCCGTGCTGCTGGATCCGGCCGGCAAGCGCCAGAACTCCAAGGACAACACCCCGGCGGTGGTGCACTTCGAGATCGTGGAAGGCGACCAGGTGGAAGTGATCTGTGCCGCCAAGGGCGGCGGCTCGGAGAACAAGTCCAAGTTCTACGCGCTGAACCCGTCCGACAGCATCGTCGACTGGGTCATCAAGACCGTGCCGACCATGGGCGCTGGCTGGTGTCCGCCGGGCATCCTGGGCATCGGCATTGGCGGTACTCCGGAGAAGGCCATGCTGCTGGCCAAGGAATCGCTGATGGACCACGTGGACATCCACGAGCTGAAGGCCAAGGCCGCCAGCGGCGCCGAACTGTCGCGCGTGGAAGCGCTGCGCCTGGAAATCTTCGAGAAAGTGAACGCGCTGGGCATCGGCGCCCAGGGCCTGGGCGGCCTCACCACCGTGCTGGACGTGAAGATCCTGGATTACCCGACCCACGCCGCCAGCCTGCCGGTAGCGATGATCCCCAACTGTGCCGCTACCCGCCACGTGCACTTCCACCTGGACGGCAACGGCCCGGCCAAGCTGGAAGCGCCGAAGCTGGAAGACTGGCCGGAAATCACCTACGACAGCTCCAACGGCAAGCGCGTCAACCTGGACGCCATCACTCCGGAAGAAGTGGCCAGCTGGCAGCCGGGCGATGTACTGCTGCTCAACGGCAAGATCCTCACCGGCCGCGATGCTGCGCACAAGCGCATGGTGGACATGCTGAACAAGGGCGAGAAGCTGCCGGTGGACTTCACCAACCGCTTCATCTACTACGTGGGCCCGGTTGACCCGGTGCGTGACGAAGTGGTTGGCCCGGCCGGCCCTACCACCGCCACCCGCATGGACAAGTTCACCCGCCAGATGCTGGAGCAGACCGGCCTGCTGGGCATGATCGGCAAGGCCGAGCGCGGCCCGACCGCCATCGAGGCGATCCGCGACAACAAGGCCGTGTACCTGATGGCAGTGGGCGGCTCCGCCTATCTGGTGTCCAAGGCGATCAAGGCCTCCAAGGTGGTGGGCTTTGCCGACCTGGGCATGGAAGCCATCTACGAGTTCGAGGTGAAGGACATGCCGGTTACCGTGGCCGTGGATTCCAACGGTACCTCCGTGCACAACACCGGCCCGGCCGAGTGGCGCGTGAAGATCGGCAAGATTCCGCTCAGCGCCGTCTGA
- a CDS encoding metal-dependent hydrolase, which translates to MLAIQARVPNSNLAAGFAARWNGNDAAASHVFNALSWLFPEGERFFVAVAREVAAAVPALPPAQHAELRAFVAQESVHARQHQLYNDNLLQLGFSDVVAARVAWLIATSNRMAPLSRLAIVCAYEHYTAALGDFLLRHPQVLSEAEPRLALLWGWHAVEETEHKAVCFDLYRHAGGGYWRRVLLFLLVTFNFSLMFSRQYWQMLREDGALARGQRWATARRTLQLVWGRDGFGWSLLRHGLAYWRPGFHPWQCDNRVLAEQWLRQHDDALHRV; encoded by the coding sequence ATGCTCGCCATTCAAGCCCGTGTGCCGAACAGCAATCTGGCCGCCGGCTTCGCCGCGCGCTGGAACGGAAACGATGCTGCCGCCAGCCATGTCTTCAACGCCCTGTCCTGGCTGTTTCCGGAAGGAGAGCGCTTCTTCGTCGCTGTGGCGCGCGAAGTGGCCGCCGCCGTGCCGGCGCTGCCACCGGCGCAGCACGCCGAGCTGCGGGCTTTCGTGGCGCAGGAGTCGGTACATGCCCGCCAGCACCAGCTGTACAACGACAACCTGCTGCAGCTGGGCTTCAGCGACGTAGTGGCCGCGCGCGTGGCCTGGCTGATTGCCACCTCCAACCGCATGGCGCCGCTGTCGCGGCTGGCCATCGTCTGCGCCTACGAGCACTACACCGCGGCGCTGGGGGATTTCCTGCTGCGCCACCCGCAGGTGCTAAGCGAGGCCGAGCCGCGGCTGGCGCTGCTGTGGGGCTGGCATGCGGTGGAAGAGACCGAGCACAAGGCCGTGTGCTTCGACCTGTACCGCCATGCCGGCGGCGGCTACTGGCGCCGGGTGCTGCTGTTCCTGCTGGTGACTTTCAACTTCAGCCTGATGTTCAGCCGCCAGTACTGGCAGATGCTGCGCGAGGACGGTGCGCTGGCGCGCGGCCAGCGCTGGGCCACCGCGCGGCGCACGCTGCAGCTGGTATGGGGCCGCGACGGCTTTGGCTGGAGCCTGCTGCGCCACGGCCTGGCCTACTGGCGCCCCGGCTTCCACCCCTGGCAGTGCGACAACCGCGTACTGGCCGAGCAATGGCTGCGGCAGCACGATGATGCCCTGCATCGGGTGTAA
- a CDS encoding glycosyltransferase family 2 protein — protein MLDAVTPTTTPPIIRRSTVGMVARPDSLAGVTVSCIVPGLNEHDNLALLLPQLSALLAQLGTSWEIIMVDDGSTDATPQLMAEWAQRPGFGYVQLSRNFGKEAALSAGLEAAKGEVAILLDSDMQHPISLIPVLLERWLDGYDNVYAVREHRDDEGPVKRLGSNLFYGLLSSTRGVRVPPHAGDFRLLDRKVVDALLRLPERTRFMKGLYAWVGFPSIAVDYTPDERLHGTSHYSMLRLLRLAFDGLTAFTTWPLRMVSLAGFLLALLSVAYGLYLVVNYFVHAHPLSGWTTIVTLQLFSAGIILISIGIVGEYLARVFDEVKGRPLYLVRQHLPSRLSSPANNKENA, from the coding sequence ATGCTTGATGCCGTTACTCCGACCACCACGCCGCCTATCATCCGCCGCAGCACGGTAGGCATGGTGGCGCGCCCCGATTCGCTGGCGGGCGTGACGGTCAGCTGCATCGTGCCCGGCCTCAACGAGCACGACAACCTGGCGCTGCTGCTGCCGCAGCTGTCGGCGTTGCTGGCGCAGCTGGGCACCAGCTGGGAAATCATCATGGTGGACGACGGCAGCACCGACGCCACCCCGCAGCTGATGGCCGAGTGGGCACAGCGCCCCGGCTTCGGCTACGTGCAGCTGTCGCGCAACTTCGGCAAGGAGGCAGCGCTCAGCGCCGGCCTGGAGGCAGCGAAAGGGGAGGTGGCGATCCTGCTGGATTCCGACATGCAGCACCCGATCTCGCTTATCCCGGTGCTGCTGGAGCGCTGGCTGGACGGCTACGACAATGTATACGCGGTGCGCGAGCATCGCGACGACGAAGGCCCGGTCAAGCGCCTGGGCTCCAACCTGTTCTACGGCCTGCTCAGCAGCACCCGCGGCGTGCGCGTGCCGCCGCATGCCGGCGATTTCCGCCTGCTGGACCGCAAGGTGGTGGATGCGCTGCTGCGCCTGCCGGAGCGCACCCGCTTCATGAAGGGCCTGTACGCCTGGGTGGGCTTCCCGTCCATCGCCGTGGACTACACCCCGGACGAGCGCCTGCACGGCACCAGCCACTACAGCATGCTGCGCCTGCTGCGGCTGGCGTTCGACGGCCTTACCGCCTTTACCACCTGGCCGCTGCGCATGGTCAGCCTGGCCGGCTTCCTGCTGGCACTGCTGTCGGTGGCTTACGGCCTGTACCTGGTAGTGAACTACTTCGTGCATGCGCACCCGTTGTCCGGCTGGACCACCATCGTGACGCTGCAGCTGTTCTCCGCCGGCATCATCCTGATCTCCATCGGCATCGTCGGCGAATACCTGGCGCGCGTGTTCGACGAGGTCAAGGGCCGCCCGCTGTACCTGGTGCGCCAACATCTTCCCAGCCGGCTGTCGTCGCCGGCCAACAACAAGGAAAACGCATGA
- a CDS encoding glycosyltransferase family 39 protein, with product MISQPRDWLSRLQALSLPAMLLLVFAWLALTAGIRPLMLPDEGRYVGVAWEMLSSGRLEVPLLDGLPFFHKPPLFYWLTALGLKLFGLNVWGARLASMIGGTVGAISLWWFLRQHVGPRRALLALLVLVTQPFFFAGSQFANLDMLVAGMISATIVFAAHAVLMAEKAQPYRRALALAYLFAALGMLAKGLIGFVLPGGVLVLWVLLTRRYRAILTLLWLPGIALFLAAGLPWFVAMQQQYHGFFDYFVIYHHFKRFSQTGFNNSQPFWFYVPVLLLLALPWSGWLWQAIRRSAGQHGAARDVQSLLLCWLGLILLFFSLPASKLIGYILPTVPPLAALLSTAFAGEDKALVRRVSQLTVVGALICVAAVVAVSRHDGGSARPLALQMRSQMAAGDRLVMLDQYQYDLPFYLKLQQPAWVISRWHDADIPLKDNWRKELYDAGLFDPAAGKETLLTNTDFASRLCDQRQGGDWWLWGDDQDGGRYPWLGKLPPALAHGKQRVWRLTPAIRQAYCGTPSNG from the coding sequence ATGATCTCCCAGCCACGTGACTGGCTTTCCCGCCTGCAGGCGCTATCGCTGCCCGCCATGCTGCTGTTGGTGTTTGCCTGGCTGGCGCTGACAGCCGGCATCCGCCCGCTGATGCTGCCGGACGAAGGGCGCTATGTCGGCGTGGCCTGGGAAATGCTGTCCAGCGGCCGCCTGGAAGTACCGCTGCTCGACGGTTTGCCGTTCTTCCACAAGCCGCCGCTGTTCTACTGGCTCACTGCGCTGGGGCTCAAGCTGTTCGGGCTCAACGTGTGGGGCGCGCGCCTGGCCTCCATGATAGGTGGCACGGTAGGCGCCATCAGCCTGTGGTGGTTCCTGCGGCAGCATGTCGGCCCGCGCCGGGCGCTGCTGGCGCTGCTGGTGCTGGTGACCCAGCCGTTCTTCTTTGCCGGTTCGCAGTTCGCCAACCTGGACATGCTGGTGGCCGGCATGATTTCCGCCACCATCGTGTTCGCCGCGCATGCGGTGCTGATGGCCGAGAAAGCACAGCCTTATCGCCGCGCTCTGGCGCTGGCCTACCTGTTTGCCGCGCTGGGCATGCTGGCCAAGGGCCTGATCGGCTTCGTGCTGCCGGGCGGCGTGCTGGTGCTGTGGGTGCTGCTCACCCGCCGCTACCGCGCCATCCTCACCCTGCTGTGGCTGCCGGGCATCGCGCTGTTCCTGGCCGCCGGCCTGCCGTGGTTCGTGGCCATGCAGCAGCAGTATCACGGCTTTTTCGATTACTTCGTGATCTACCACCACTTCAAGCGCTTCTCGCAGACCGGCTTCAACAACAGCCAGCCGTTCTGGTTCTACGTGCCGGTGCTGCTGCTGCTGGCGCTGCCGTGGTCCGGCTGGCTGTGGCAGGCCATCCGCCGCAGTGCGGGGCAGCATGGCGCGGCGCGTGATGTGCAGAGCCTGCTGCTGTGCTGGCTGGGGCTGATCCTGCTGTTCTTCTCGCTGCCTGCTTCCAAGCTGATCGGCTACATCCTGCCCACCGTGCCACCGTTGGCCGCATTGCTGTCCACCGCCTTTGCCGGCGAGGACAAGGCGCTGGTGCGCCGTGTCAGCCAGCTGACCGTGGTCGGGGCGCTGATCTGCGTGGCGGCGGTAGTGGCGGTGTCGCGGCATGATGGCGGCTCGGCGCGCCCGCTGGCGTTGCAGATGCGCAGCCAGATGGCCGCCGGCGACCGGCTGGTGATGCTGGACCAGTACCAGTACGACCTGCCGTTCTACCTGAAGCTGCAGCAGCCGGCGTGGGTGATCAGCCGCTGGCACGATGCGGATATCCCGCTGAAGGACAACTGGCGCAAGGAGCTGTACGACGCCGGCCTGTTCGACCCCGCCGCCGGCAAGGAAACGCTGCTGACCAATACCGATTTCGCCAGCCGCCTGTGCGACCAGCGCCAGGGTGGCGACTGGTGGCTGTGGGGCGACGATCAGGATGGCGGCCGCTACCCGTGGCTGGGCAAGCTGCCGCCGGCGCTGGCGCACGGCAAGCAGCGCGTGTGGCGGCTGACTCCGGCCATCAGGCAGGCTTACTGCGGAACACCCAGTAACGGCTGA
- a CDS encoding GtrA family protein: MSRLFKQASWFIVVGCAAAATHWLIAVLCVELAHLPPLLANVVGWLVAFLVSFSGHYRLTFRHQRVGLWPACSRFFLVSAGGFAVNEAAYALLLHLQVLRYDVLLFLLLLGMAFITFLLSRYWVFRSKPA, translated from the coding sequence ATGTCACGACTCTTCAAACAAGCAAGCTGGTTTATCGTGGTGGGCTGCGCGGCCGCCGCCACGCACTGGCTGATCGCCGTACTCTGCGTCGAGCTGGCGCATTTGCCGCCGCTGCTGGCCAATGTGGTGGGCTGGCTGGTCGCCTTCCTGGTGTCGTTCAGCGGCCATTACCGGCTCACCTTCCGCCACCAGCGCGTGGGGTTGTGGCCAGCCTGCAGCCGTTTCTTCCTGGTGTCCGCCGGCGGCTTCGCGGTGAACGAAGCCGCCTACGCCTTATTGCTGCATCTGCAGGTACTGCGCTACGACGTGCTGCTGTTCCTGCTGTTGCTGGGCATGGCCTTCATCACCTTCCTGCTCAGCCGTTACTGGGTGTTCCGCAGTAAGCCTGCCTGA
- a CDS encoding ChbG/HpnK family deacetylase, translating to MNSSYQHPAAAPAGKEKTARIVICADDFGQSPAINDGIVQLAQQGRLSAASCMTLAPAMTHRLDELKASGIALGLHLNFTQLLGSEGYVLPLSQLIVKSYLRLLDRAAIAREIRRQLDAFEQHVGRTPDYVDGHQHVHQLPMIREALLAELQQRYAGRQPWLRSTRSSPAASMPAAYARKAGIIATLGSSALQRLARRRGMAMNAHLLGVYDFAASADYPALLAAWLASAGNGDLLMCHPASAATPGDELGEQRVREFSALSAPDLLPALLARHRLEVGHLPLAEQAA from the coding sequence ATGAACAGTAGCTACCAGCATCCGGCGGCAGCGCCGGCTGGGAAAGAAAAAACAGCGCGCATCGTAATCTGTGCCGACGATTTCGGCCAGTCGCCTGCCATCAACGATGGCATCGTGCAGCTGGCGCAGCAGGGCCGGCTGAGCGCGGCCAGCTGCATGACGCTGGCGCCGGCAATGACGCATCGCCTGGACGAACTCAAGGCCAGCGGCATCGCGCTTGGCCTGCACCTGAACTTCACCCAGCTGCTGGGCAGCGAGGGCTATGTGCTGCCGCTGTCGCAGCTGATCGTGAAAAGCTATCTGCGGCTGCTGGACCGTGCCGCCATCGCCCGTGAAATCCGTCGTCAGCTGGATGCTTTCGAGCAGCACGTTGGCCGCACGCCGGATTATGTTGATGGTCACCAGCACGTGCACCAGCTGCCGATGATCCGCGAGGCACTGCTGGCCGAGCTGCAGCAGCGCTACGCCGGGCGGCAGCCCTGGCTGCGCAGCACTCGCAGCAGCCCGGCGGCCAGCATGCCGGCCGCCTACGCGCGCAAGGCAGGCATCATCGCCACGCTGGGCAGCAGCGCGCTGCAGCGCCTGGCCCGCCGCCGCGGCATGGCCATGAATGCTCATCTATTGGGGGTGTATGACTTTGCCGCCAGCGCCGACTACCCGGCACTGCTGGCGGCCTGGCTGGCCAGTGCCGGCAATGGCGACCTGCTGATGTGCCACCCGGCCAGCGCGGCTACGCCCGGCGACGAACTGGGCGAGCAGCGGGTGCGCGAATTTTCCGCGCTGTCGGCGCCGGATCTGCTGCCGGCGCTGCTGGCACGCCACCGGCTGGAAGTGGGCCACCTGCCACTGGCGGAGCAAGCCGCCTAG
- a CDS encoding Lrp/AsnC family transcriptional regulator, whose protein sequence is MQLDRIDLQIISILRHDARITYQALSEMVHLTARPCQERVRKLERAGVIRGYHAEVVLPQAESVVVMAQLALGDKLGRGTQLAFEQTMRDTPEVEDCWLISGEFDYQLRVRCRDLAHFRELSGSWLDDTRFRINRIVSNPQLQQIKLGRR, encoded by the coding sequence ATGCAACTGGACCGTATCGATCTGCAGATCATCAGCATCCTGCGCCACGATGCCCGCATCACCTACCAGGCGCTGTCGGAAATGGTGCATCTGACCGCCCGCCCGTGCCAGGAACGGGTGCGCAAGCTGGAGCGTGCCGGGGTGATTCGCGGCTACCACGCCGAAGTGGTGTTGCCGCAGGCGGAAAGCGTGGTGGTGATGGCGCAGCTGGCGCTGGGCGACAAGCTGGGGCGCGGCACGCAGCTGGCCTTCGAGCAGACCATGCGCGACACGCCGGAGGTGGAGGATTGCTGGCTGATCAGCGGCGAGTTCGACTACCAGCTGCGGGTGCGCTGCCGCGACCTGGCGCACTTTCGCGAGCTGTCCGGCAGCTGGCTGGACGACACGCGCTTTCGCATCAACCGCATCGTCAGCAACCCGCAGTTGCAGCAGATCAAGCTGGGCAGGCGCTAG
- the ctlX gene encoding citrulline utilization hydrolase CtlX, with amino-acid sequence MQTTHRVLMVRPCRFGFNPDTAASNAYQQATLEGEAAQAAAVAEFDAYVALLRANGVTVDVIQDTPLPHTPDSIFPNNWFSTHADGRLFLYPMEGANRRLERRADIVAWLRGSFAAGELIDLSAAEHQGRYLEGTGSMVLDRVQRRIYAALSSRTHGDELQAFASRIGYQVTAFTATDAAGRPIYHTNVLMCVGPDWAVVCLEAVEDAEERRCLQQQLQADGKDIIAISREQVVALAGNMLALHNAAGEPLVVLSQRASDALDDAQRSRLAGHGRLLTPAIPVIETLGGGGVRCMLAELFLPEHPTAPAAFTQRY; translated from the coding sequence ATGCAAACCACCCACCGTGTACTGATGGTCCGCCCCTGCCGTTTCGGCTTCAACCCGGATACCGCCGCCAGCAATGCCTACCAGCAGGCCACGCTGGAAGGCGAGGCGGCGCAGGCCGCCGCCGTGGCCGAATTCGATGCCTACGTGGCGCTGCTGCGCGCCAACGGCGTCACCGTGGACGTGATCCAGGACACCCCGCTGCCGCATACGCCGGATTCCATCTTCCCCAACAACTGGTTCAGCACCCATGCCGACGGCCGGCTGTTCCTGTACCCGATGGAAGGCGCCAACCGCCGCCTGGAGCGCCGCGCCGACATCGTGGCCTGGCTGCGCGGCAGTTTCGCCGCCGGCGAGCTGATCGACCTGTCCGCCGCCGAGCACCAGGGCCGCTACCTGGAGGGCACCGGCAGCATGGTGCTGGACCGGGTGCAGCGCCGCATCTATGCCGCACTGTCCAGCCGTACCCATGGTGACGAGCTGCAGGCGTTTGCCAGCCGCATCGGCTACCAGGTAACGGCATTTACCGCCACCGATGCCGCCGGGCGGCCGATCTACCATACCAATGTGCTGATGTGCGTCGGCCCGGACTGGGCGGTGGTGTGTCTGGAGGCGGTGGAGGATGCGGAAGAACGCCGCTGCCTGCAGCAGCAGCTGCAGGCAGACGGCAAGGACATCATTGCGATCAGCCGCGAGCAGGTGGTGGCACTGGCAGGCAATATGCTGGCGCTGCACAACGCCGCCGGCGAGCCGCTGGTGGTGCTGTCGCAGCGCGCCAGCGACGCGCTGGACGACGCGCAGCGCAGCCGCCTGGCCGGCCACGGCCGCCTGCTGACGCCGGCGATTCCGGTGATCGAAACCCTGGGCGGCGGCGGCGTGCGCTGCATGCTGGCGGAGCTGTTCCTGCCGGAACACCCCACCGCGCCGGCGGCGTTTACGCAGCGATACTGA
- a CDS encoding EF-hand domain-containing protein has product MTSAISSYGSSYQSMMPAMQQGQRPRRPDASQTASDVFSALDTQNQGYLQASDFSTALSNLGDSNSSTDSQQLFSSLDTDGDGKLTKTELTNKLKDIQSQMDSAFNSMRTQGMQAMGGMQGMQAMGGGGMPPPSGGDGDGDGDDGGMSQSQLSSMASSASASGDTNAANLFSSLSTNFSKADTNGDGKVSFQESMAYQQAQNSSSSSSSSSSSSDSSTTSSTSSSTSSSTSSTSSSDSTSSTKAAEARALHRLMGMLRAYDDFSSSNSQNSSTSSSSGTSSSQLSIAA; this is encoded by the coding sequence ATGACAAGTGCAATCAGCAGCTATGGCAGCAGTTATCAGTCCATGATGCCTGCCATGCAGCAAGGCCAGCGCCCGCGCCGGCCGGACGCCAGCCAGACGGCGTCCGACGTGTTCAGCGCGCTGGATACGCAGAATCAGGGCTATCTGCAGGCCAGCGACTTCAGCACCGCGCTGAGCAATCTGGGCGACAGCAACAGCAGCACGGACAGCCAGCAGCTGTTTTCCTCGCTGGATACCGACGGCGACGGCAAGCTGACCAAGACCGAGCTGACCAACAAGCTGAAGGACATCCAGTCGCAGATGGACAGCGCCTTCAACTCCATGCGCACCCAGGGCATGCAGGCCATGGGCGGCATGCAAGGCATGCAGGCCATGGGAGGTGGCGGCATGCCGCCACCTTCCGGCGGGGATGGCGACGGCGATGGCGACGATGGCGGCATGAGCCAGTCGCAGCTGTCGAGCATGGCCAGCAGTGCCAGCGCCAGCGGCGACACCAATGCGGCCAACCTGTTCTCCAGCCTGTCAACCAACTTCAGCAAGGCCGACACCAACGGCGACGGCAAGGTGAGCTTCCAGGAAAGCATGGCCTACCAGCAGGCGCAGAACAGCAGCAGCTCCAGCTCCAGTTCCAGCAGCAGCTCGGACAGCAGCACCACCAGTAGCACGAGCAGTAGCACGAGCAGTAGCACGAGCAGTACCAGCAGCAGCGACAGCACCAGCAGCACCAAGGCCGCCGAGGCCCGTGCGCTGCACCGGCTGATGGGCATGCTGCGCGCCTACGACGACTTCAGCAGCAGCAACAGCCAGAACAGCAGCACCAGCAGCAGTTCCGGCACCAGCAGCAGTCAGCTCAGTATCGCTGCGTAA
- a CDS encoding ATP-binding protein: MLRAMQGLLRRVPDTMFTRLFGLAAAGLLITHLVMTSLFLVFAPHHEPPPPPAMSAAGQHAGPPPPPPRHQHFPPEFWLGQVLTLAIISLLAWYGARRLARPIQQLTHAAARLGDNLQAPPVEEAGPAETRQAARLFNHMQDRLRQQMAERSRFLAAVSHDLRTPLTRIRLRCAQLDDPALQGKLAKDIDDMAAMLDATLAYLRDDARTEQWQWLDVGALLQALVEDAQELGQQLQLNGRAGRLYTLPDSLRRCLGNLLENAMRYGGGQVEITLRQQAGELCIDIRDYGPGIPEDQLESVFEPFVRLEESRNRHSGGTGLGLSIARDAARRLGGSLSLSNAPGGGLNARLLLPQDKSNPLGS; encoded by the coding sequence ATGCTGCGAGCCATGCAAGGCCTGCTGCGGCGGGTACCCGACACCATGTTCACCCGCCTGTTCGGCCTGGCGGCGGCCGGGCTGCTGATCACCCACCTGGTGATGACCAGCCTGTTCCTGGTATTCGCCCCGCACCACGAGCCACCGCCGCCGCCGGCCATGTCGGCCGCCGGCCAGCATGCCGGCCCGCCGCCGCCCCCGCCACGGCACCAGCACTTCCCGCCCGAATTCTGGCTGGGGCAGGTACTGACGCTGGCCATCATCAGCCTGCTGGCCTGGTATGGTGCGCGCCGCCTGGCCCGCCCCATCCAGCAGCTCACCCACGCCGCCGCGCGGCTGGGCGACAACCTGCAAGCGCCGCCGGTGGAGGAAGCCGGGCCGGCGGAAACGCGGCAGGCCGCACGGCTGTTCAACCACATGCAGGACCGGCTGCGCCAGCAGATGGCCGAGCGCAGCCGCTTCCTGGCGGCGGTGTCGCACGATCTGCGCACGCCGCTCACCCGCATCCGCCTGCGCTGCGCACAGCTGGACGACCCGGCGCTGCAGGGCAAGCTGGCCAAGGATATCGACGACATGGCGGCAATGCTGGACGCCACCCTGGCCTATCTGCGCGACGATGCGCGCACCGAGCAGTGGCAGTGGCTGGACGTGGGGGCGCTGCTGCAGGCGCTGGTGGAGGACGCGCAGGAGCTGGGGCAGCAGCTGCAGCTGAACGGCCGGGCCGGCCGGCTGTACACCCTGCCGGACAGCCTGCGCCGCTGCCTGGGCAATTTGCTGGAAAACGCCATGCGCTACGGCGGCGGCCAGGTGGAAATCACCCTGCGGCAGCAGGCCGGCGAGCTGTGCATCGATATCCGCGATTACGGCCCCGGCATTCCGGAAGATCAGCTGGAAAGCGTGTTCGAACCTTTCGTACGGCTGGAGGAGTCGCGTAACCGCCACAGCGGCGGCACCGGCCTCGGCCTGTCCATTGCCCGCGATGCGGCACGGCGCCTGGGCGGCAGCCTGTCGTTGAGCAATGCGCCAGGCGGCGGCCTGAACGCCCGCCTGCTGCTGCCGCAGGACAAGAGCAACCCTCTGGGGTCCTAG
- a CDS encoding response regulator: MSAQATRLLIVDDDPDIRSLLADYLQGYGMQCLTVADGQAMRACLAQERVDLIILDLMLPGEDGLALCRQLRAEGDTPIVMLTARGETADRVVGLELGADDYVVKPFDPRELVARIHTILRRSRRNGAPLEVQEVHFAGWTLHHIKREVTTPEQLLVPLSHAEYRLLCVFLERPQRVLSREQLLDAARGRAIEAFDRSIDLLVSRLRQKLGDDPKAPRLLKTVRGEGYLLDCKVE; encoded by the coding sequence ATGTCAGCCCAAGCCACCCGCCTGCTGATCGTCGATGACGATCCCGATATCCGCAGCCTGCTCGCCGACTACCTGCAGGGCTACGGCATGCAATGCCTCACCGTGGCCGACGGCCAGGCCATGCGCGCCTGCCTGGCGCAGGAGCGCGTCGATCTGATCATCCTCGACCTGATGCTGCCCGGCGAAGACGGGCTGGCGCTGTGCCGCCAGCTGCGCGCCGAAGGCGACACCCCCATCGTCATGCTCACCGCGCGCGGCGAAACCGCCGACCGCGTGGTGGGGCTGGAACTGGGCGCCGACGACTACGTGGTAAAGCCGTTCGACCCGCGCGAACTGGTGGCGCGCATCCACACCATCCTGCGCCGCAGCCGCCGCAACGGCGCGCCGCTGGAGGTGCAGGAGGTGCACTTTGCCGGCTGGACGCTGCACCACATCAAGCGCGAGGTCACCACGCCGGAACAGCTGCTGGTGCCGCTGTCGCATGCGGAATACCGCCTGCTGTGCGTGTTCCTGGAGCGGCCGCAGCGCGTGCTCAGCCGCGAACAGCTGCTGGACGCGGCGCGTGGCCGCGCCATCGAAGCCTTCGACCGCAGCATCGACCTGCTGGTCTCGCGGCTGCGGCAGAAGCTGGGTGACGACCCCAAGGCGCCGCGGCTGCTGAAAACCGTGCGCGGCGAAGGCTACCTGCTGGACTGCAAGGTGGAATGA